The genome window gattgaactgggattgaactgggattaaactgggattgaactgggatcaaactgggatcaaactgggattGAAGTGGGATTgaactgggatcaaactgggatggagctgggatcaaactgggatggagctgggattgaactgggatcaaactgggatcgaactgggatggaactgggattgaactgggatcaaactgggatggagctgggatcaaactgggatggaactgggattaaactgggatggaactgggattaaactgggatcaaactgggatggagctgggatcaaactgggatgGATCTGGGATtaaactgggatggaactgggatcGAACTGGGATTaaactgggatggagctgggattaaactgggatcaaactgggatggaactgggattgaactgggatggagctgggattaaactgggatggaactgggattgaactgggatggagctgggattgaactgggatcaaactgggattGAAGTGGGATTGAGCTGGGATCgaactgggatcaaactgggatggagctgggatcaaactgggattgaactgggatcaaactgggatggaactgggattaAACTGGGATCGAACTGGGATTaaactgggatggagctgggattaaactgggatggaactgggatcGAACTGGGATTaaactgggatcaaactgggatggagctgggatcgAACTGGGATTaaactgggatggagctgggatggaactgggatggagctgggatggaactgggatggagctgggattaaactgggatggaactgggattgaactgggatggagctgggattgaactgggatcaaactgggattGAAGTGGGATTGAGCTGGGATCgaactgggatcaaactgggatggagctgggatcaaactgggattgaactgggatcaaactgggatggaactgggattaAACTGGGATCGAACTGGGATTaaactgggatggagctgggattaaactgggatggaactgggatcGAACTGGGATTaaactgggatcaaactgggatggagctgggatcaaactgggatggagctgggattaaactgggatggaactgggattaaactgggatggagctgggattaaactgggatggagctgggatcaaacttggatggaactgggattaaactgggatcaaactgggatggaactgggatcaaactgggatggagctgggatcaaactgggatggagctgggattaaactgggatcaaactgggatcaaactgggatggaactgggatggagctgggattaaactgggatcaaactgggatggaaatgggatggagctgggattgaactgggatggagctgggatcgaactgggatggagctgggatcaaactgggatggagctgggattgaactgggatggagctgggatggagctgggattaaactgggatggagctgggatcaaactgggatggagctgggatcaaacttggatggaactgggattaaactgggatcaaactgggatggaactgggatcaaactgggatggagctgggatcaaactgggatggagctgggattaaactgggatcaaactgggatcaaactgggatggaactgggatggagctgggattaAACTGGGTTCAAACTGGGATTaaactgggatcaaactgggatggagctgggatcaaactgggatggagctgggatcaaactgggattCTCCCATGCCAATCCTTCCCTCACATTCTaaaatttatcatttttttcccttttatttcctcttttcctctcttttgcCGCCCAATAtttccaaaatttccccaatttttcctcatttctcccaaattcccacaatttttttcacaatttcccccaatttttccttgtttttcccaaattccccatattttccaattttctccccaaaacacCGATTTTTCccgatttttctctttccccaaaaattttccccatttttctcaatttcctcccaatttttccccatattttcccattttcccccgcaattccccccaattttccccattttctccaaTTTTCCCGCTTTTTTCCGCAATTTCCCCCATgttccccaattttcccatttattctcccaatttttcccattttttcctcatatattcccattttcccacattttttcctcattttttccccatatttttcctattttccccatttcccccatttttccccattttcccccatttttctccaatttctcccatttttctcaattttttccaattttttccccattttctccaatttctcccatttttctcaattttttccaattttttccccattttttgccaatttctcccatttttctctattttttccaattttccccattttcctccaatttctcccattttcccaatttttccccatttttccccccatttccccccaattttccccatttccccagttttccccatttccccccacttttccccaatttctcccattttctcaattttttcccaatttttccccatttttctccaatctctcccattttcccaatttttccccatttttccccccatttccccccaattttccccatttcccccagttttccccatttccccccacttttcccattttccccatttttctcaattttttcccaatttttccccatttttctccaatttctcccattttcccaattttccccatttccccccatttttctcaatttttccaatttctcccattttcctcaattttttccccattttcctgatttttctccatttttcccatttcccccccatttccacccaaatttcccccaatttttgccatctctcccattttcccaatttttctccaattttccccatttttccccccatttccccccatttttcccaaatccccctcgtttccccattttccccccattccccaattttccccatttcccccattttcccccatttttctccaatttctccgatttttctcaattttttcccaatttttccccatttttctccaatttctcccatttttccccattttcccccatttttctcaattttttcccaatttttccccatttttctccattttcccaatttttctcaattttttcccaatttttccccatttttctccatttttccccatttttctccatttttctccatttcccccattttcctccaatttttcccatttttctcaatttttccccattttcccccatttttctcaattttttccaatttttcccccattttcctccaatttttcccatttttctcaattttttccccatttttctcccatttttccccattttcccctatttttctcaattttttcccaatttctcccatttttctcaattttttcccgatttttctcccatttttctcccatttttctccattttcccaattttcccccatttccccccattttccccaattttcccaaatccccctcctttccccccaaaccccccagcccccatgtcctcccccccctcccccctcccccctgcccctcccccctccccccccacaGAAACCCCAAACCCGCCAGAATTCGCCCCAAAACCGCCGGAATTCGCCCCAAAACCGCCGGAATTCGCCCCAAAACCGCCGGAATTCGCCCCAAACCCTGCAGAGGAGGAGTGGGGGGTGCCCTggagcgaggaggaggaggagggagcggAGCCCCCCGGGGGCTGGACCCCGAATCCCCCCGAAATCCGGCGCCTCTTCGAGGAGATCGCCCGCGCCGGGACCCTCCCCCTGCGCCGCCCGCCCctcccccgccgcccgcccaccccccccgagccccccagcGACCCCGAGGACGGCGGGGACCCCGCGGGGAGCCCCCCGCAGCACCCCCCGGAGCAAAAGTgaattctggggggaaaaacggggattttgggaaaaaaaacgggattttttgggggttttatggcgattttagggggatttttgggattttatgGCGATTTTTGGAGCGATTTTAGGGGGAAAGTTGaggattttgggaggtttggCATGGATTTAGGAAGGTTTAGGATGGATTTTtggaaatttgggatggatttttgggagatttagggtggattttggaaggtttgggatggattttgggaggtttgggatggattttggaaggtttgggatggattttgggaggtttgggatggattttgggaggtttgggatggattttgggaggtttgggatggattttggaaggtttgggatggattttgggaggtttgggatggatttcagatggattttgggaggtttgggatggatttcggatggattttgggagatttaGGATGGATTTTAGGAGTTTTCAGAaggtttggaatgagatttagGAAGGTTTAGGATGGATtttggaaggattttggggcatttaGGATAGATTTAGGACAGATTTTGGAAGGtttaggatggattttgggggatttaggATGGATTTTTGGAGACTTGGGATGGATTTAGGAtggattttggaggatttgggatggatttaggatggattttggggaatttcgggtggattttggggattttgggtggattttgggggattttgggtggattttgggggatttcgggACCCTCCCCCTGTGCCGCCCGCCCCTCCCCCGCCGGCTGCCCaccccccccgagccccccagcGACCCCGAGGACGGCGGGGACCCCGCGGGGAGCCCCCCGCAGCACCCCCCGGAGGAAAAGTGAATTCTGGGGCgaaaaacggggatttgggCAAAAAAacgggatttttgggaaaaaaaacggggtttttggggggttttttggggattttatggcgatttttgggggaattttggagtgattttagggggatttttggagCAATTTTAGGGGGAAAGTTGAGGATTTTGGGAGGTTTAGGATGGATTTAGGAAGGTTTAGGATGGATTTTGGAAGGTTTAGGATGGATTTTGGATGGATTTTGGAAGGtttaggatggattttgggaggtttgggatggatttggggagatttagGATGGAAtttggaaggattttggggcatttaGGATAGAtttaggatggattttgggaggtttcggatggattttgggaggtttAGAATGGATTTTGGGCGGATTTAGGATGGATTTTGGCAAGAATAGGATGgattttttggagattttggaTGGAtttaggatggattttgggagattttggatggattttgggggatttcgggtggattttgggggatttcgggACCCTCCCCCTGCGCCGCCCGCCCCTCCCCCGCCGGCTGCCCACCCCCGAGCCCCCAGCGACCCCGAGGACGGCGGGGACCCCGCGGGGAGCCCCCCGCAGCACCCCCCGGaggaaaagtgaatttggggggaaaaacggcctttttgggaaaaaaaacgggggttttggggcgattttagggggatttttggggattttatggcaatttttgggggatttttggagcGATTTTAGGGGGAAAGTTGaggattttgggaggtttgggatggattttgggaggtttAGGATGGTtttaggatggattttgggaggtttAGGATGGTTTTAGGAtggatttttgggagatttaggatggattttggaaggtttgggatggattttgggaggtttgggatggattttgggaggtttaggatggatttttggaaatttgggatggatttttgggagatttAGGATGGATTTTGGAAGGCTTAGAATCGATTTAGGAAGGtttaggatggattttggggcGTTTCGGGTGGATTTTGGAAGGTTTAGGATGGATTTTGGAAGGTTTAGGATGGATTTTGGAAGGTTCAGAaaggtttgggatggattttgggagatttaggatggattttgggagtTTTGAGAaggtttggaatgagatttaggaaggtttgggatggatttcgggaggtttgggatggattttgggaggtttgggatggattttgggaggtttgggatggatttaggatggattttgggagattttggatggattttgggggattttgggtggattttgggggatttcgggtggattttgggggatttcgggtggattttgggtggatttcgggtggattttgagggattttgggggatttcgggACCCTCCCCCTGCGCCGCCCGCCCCTCCCCCGCCGCCTGCCCaccccccccgagccccccagcGACCCCGAGGACGGCGGGGACCCCGCGGGGAGCCCCCCGCAGCACCCCCCGGAGCAAAAGTGAATTctgggggaaaaacgggggttttgggaaaaaaaaacaggggttttagggaaaaaaaatgggattttttgggggttttttggggattttatggcgatttttgggggatttttggagtgATTTTAGGGGGAAAGTTGaggattttgggaggtttgggatggattttgggaggtttAGGATGGTtttaggatggattttgggaggtttgggatggatttttgggagatttaggatggattttggaaggtttgggatggatttttgggagatttAGGATGGATTTTGGAAGGCTTAGAATCGATTTAGGAAGGtttaggatggattttggggcGTTTCGGGTGGATTTTGGaaggtttgggatggattttgggaggtttgggatggatttttgggagatttaggatggattttggaaggtttgggatggattttggaagGTTTAGGATGGATTTTGGAAGGTTCAGGaaggtttgggatggattttgggagatttaggatggattttgggaggtttgggatggattttggatggattttgggagtTTTGAGAaggtttggaatgagatttagGAAGGTTTAGGATGGATtttggaaggattttgggggatttaggatggatttttggggcatttaggatggattttggaaggtttgggatggattttggaaggattttggggcatttaggatggattttgggaggtttaggatggattttgggaggtttAGAATGGATTTTGGTGGATTTAGGATGGATTTTGGCAAGAATAGGATGGATTTTTGGAGACTTGGGATGGATTTAGGACggattttggaggatttgggatggatttaggatggattttgggaggttttaGATGGATTTTGGGCCATTtcgggtggattttgggagatttcgggtggattttgggggatttacaatagatttttgaggatttttggtGGATTTAGGATGGATTTTGGAAGGTTTAGGATGGATTTTGGAAGGTTTAGGATGAATTTTGGaaggtttgggatggatttcggatggattttgggtggattttgggggatttcggatggattttgggaggtttAGAATTGATTTAGAATGGATTTTTGgagatttgggatggattttggatggattttgggaggtttcGGATGGATTTTGAAGGATTTTAGGATGGATTTATAAtagattttgggggatttatggaggattttgggggatttcgggtggattttgggagatttcGGGTGGATTTTGCGGGATTTAGGATGGTTTTTGGGGCATTTAGGATGGATTTTGGaaggattttgggaaatttagGCTGGATTTAGGAAGTtttaggatggattttggggatttaggAAGTtttaggatggattttgggggatttaggatggatttgggatgaactttttgggatttggaggaattttgggatgaaattTGAGCGAATTTGGGGCCATTTCTGACCGAAAATTGAGGATTTTGGATGAGTTTTTGGGATTTCCGAaaaatttgggagaaattttgggggaatttttcaACATTTTGGTGCAACGGAggaaaattttgatttttattcgAAATTTGCGTTCAAATccaggaaaaatcctggaattttcAGCCAAAAACCCCGGGAATTcgacccaaaattcccaaatttttgctttttaggatcccaaaatttctcccaaaattccccaaaggAATTTTTTGCCCGATTTTGCGGGATTtgaccccaaaattttgggatttttccaggCCCCCCCCGCCCACGGAATTTGATTTTGACGACGAGCCCCTCCCCCCCAACCCCGCCCTCATCGACCGGCGCCGCGGCCCAggtacaaaaaaaacccaaatttgggaaattttggggggttttggggggttttggggaatttgggggaattttgggggatttttggggatttttgggggggtttttgggggtttttaggggatttttgggggattttggggcaatttttggggtttcttgagatgatttttggggattttgggaagttttggggagattctgggattttggggggattttttggggaattttggtgggaagttttgggggaattttggggtgattttcagggtttttttgggcattttttggggaattttggggggattttgggggggaatttggggatttttggtggcaatttttggggtgatttttggggatttattggggtggtttttgggaaattttggggttttttggggataatttcagggtttttggggggatttttgggctgatcTTGGGGCATTTCACAGCGATTTTTGGGCTAATTTTGGAGATTTTCACCGCGATTTTTTGAGTGAATTTTGGACTTTTTCACCGcgatttttgggtgaatttcgGGCGATTTTTGGGCTAATTTTGGTGATTTTCACtggatttttgggtgaattttaggCGATTTTCActgtgatttttgggtgattttttgcCGATTTTCACCTCGATTTTCGGGCTaattttgggtcaatttttgCCGATTTTCACCTcgatttttgggtgaatttcgGTCGATTTTCACCGCGatttttgggttaatttttGCTGATTTTCACCTCGATTTTCGGGCTAATTTCAGGTGAATTTCTGCCGATTTTCACTAtgatttttggggtaatttcGGTCCATTTTCACCTCGATTTTCGGGCTAATTTTGCCGATTTTCACTGcgatttttgtttgattttttgctgattttcaCCTCGATTTTTGGGCTAATTTCGGTCGATTTTGGGGCTAATTTCGGTCCATTTTGGGGCTAATTTTGGGCTAATTTCGGTCGATTTTGGGGCTAATTTCGGTCGATTTTCGGCCTAATTTTGGGCTAATTTTGCCAATTTTCACCacgatttttgggtgattttttgcCGATTTTCACCTCAATTTTCGGGCTAATTTCACCTCGATTTTCGGGCTAATTTCGGTCGATTTTCACCGCGatttttgggtcaatttttgCCGATTTTCACCTCGATTTTCGGGCTAATTTCGGGTGAATTTTTGCCGATTTTCACCTCGATTTTTAGGTGAATTTCGGTCCATTTTCACCTCGATTTTCGGGCTAATTTTGCCAATTTTCACCTcgatttttgggtgaatttttgctgattttggggCTAATTTTGGTCGATTTTGGGGCTAATTTCGGGCTAATTTCTGTCCATTTTCACCTCGATTTTCGGGCTAATTTCGGGCTAATTTTGCTGATTTTCACcatgatttttgggtgattttcgGTCGATTTTCACCTCGATTTTCGGGCTAATTTTGGTCCATTTTCACCGCGATTTTGGGCTAATTTCGGGTGATTTTCACCtcgatttttgggtgatttttgccGATTTTCAGGCTAATTTCGGTCGATTTTCACCTCGATTTTGGGGCTAATTTTGCCGATTTTCACCTCGATTTTCGGGCTAATTTTTGCCGATTTTCGGGCTAATTTCGGTTGATTTTCGGGCTAATTTCGGGCTAATTTTTGCCGATTTTCACCTTGATTTTCGGGCAAATTTTGCCGATTTTCACCtcgatttttgggtgattttttgcCGATTTTCGGGCTAATTTCGGTCCATTTTCACCTCGATTTTCGGGCTAATTTTGGGCTAATTTCGGTCCATTTTCACCTCGATTTTTGGGCTAATTTCCGTCCATTTTCACCTCGATTTTCGGGCTAATTTCGGGCTAATTTTGCTGATTTTCACCacgatttttgggtgattttcgGTCGATTTTCACCTCGATTTTCGGGCTAATTTTGGTCCATTTTCACCTCGATTTTTGGGCTAATTTTGGTCCATTTTCACCTCGATTTTTGGGCTAATTTTGGTCCATTTTCACCTCGATTTTTGGGCTAATTTCGGGTGATTTTTTGCCGATTTTCACCTCGATTTTGGGGCTAATTTTGCCGATTTTCACCTCGATTTTCGGGCTAATTTTTGCCGATTTTCGGGCTAATTTCGGTCAATTTTGGGGCTAATTTCGGGTGATTTTTTGCCGATTTTCCCCTCGATTTTGGGGCTAATTTCGGTCCATTTTCACCtcgatttttgggtgattttttgcCGATTTTCCCCTCGATTTTGGGGCTAATTTCGGTCGATTTTGGGGCTAATTTCGGTcgattttggggctgatttttgggCTAATTTCGGTCGATTTTGGGCTAATTTCGGTCGATTTTGGGGCTAATTTCGGTCGATTTTGGGGCTAATTTCGGGCTAATTTCGGTCGATTTTTGGGCTAATTTCGGTCGATTTTGGgctaatttctctttttcccgTCCCCAGCGCCGCCGGCGCGCGGCCAGAAGCGCGAGGCGCGGCTCGACAAGGTCCTGTCCGACATGAAGCGCCACAAGCGGCTGGAGGAGCAAATCCTGAGAACCGGCCGCGACCTGTTCCCGCCCCCAAAACCTGACCAGAAACTCCCAAAATTCATCAAAAACTCAATCAAATAAAGGTTCGAACAGTCCCTGTCggtttgggtcattttgggcgATTTTACGGTGATTTTTGGGACTTGTACATTGAATTTTCGGTGATTTTTGGGACCTGTACattgatttttgggggatttttgggacctGTACATtgattttttggtgatttttgggacCTGTACattgatttttgggggatttttgggacctGTACATtgattttttggtgatttttgggacCTGTACATtgattttttggtgatttttgggacCTGTACATTGAATTTTCGGTGATTTTTGGGACTTGTACATTGAATTTTCGGTGATTTTTGGGACCTGTACattgatttttgggggatttttgggacctGTACATtgattttttggtgatttttgggacCTGTACATTGATTTTTGGGACCTGTACATtgattttttggtgatttttgggacCTGTACattgatttttgggggatttttgggacctGTACGTTGAATTTTCGGTGATTTTTGGGGCTTATACattgatttttgggggatttttgggacctGTACATTGATTTTTGGGACCTGTACATTGAtctttgggggatttttggggcttaTACGTtgattttttgggtgatttttgggtgattttcgGGATTTTTACATGGATTTTTGGgcgattttggggattttttggctgatttttaGGTGgatttttcagtgattttttgggtgatttttcagtgatttttggggtgattttggggattttttgggtgatttttaggtggatttttgggtgatttttgggatttctatgttgatttttgggtgatttttagGTGgatttttcagggattttttgggtgattttgggtgattttttgggtgattttttgggtgattttttgggggatttttggccgGGACCTGTTCCCGCCCCAGGGCCGCCGCCTCTTCCCCACCCCCAAAACCTGACCAGAAACTCCCAAAATtcataaaaaattcaataaaataaaGGTTCGAACAGCCCGTGTcgttttgggtcattttgggccattttgggcCATTTTACGGTGATTTTTGGGACTTGTACATTGAATTTTCGGTGATTTTTGGGACCTGTACattgatttttgggggatttttgggacctGTACattgatttttgggggatttttgggagttGTACGTTgaatttttggtgatttttgggagTTGTACGTTgaatttttggtgatttttgggagTTGTACGTTgaatttttggtgatttttgggagTTTTACGTTGattttttagtgatttttgggtgattttagggatttttaggttgatttttgggtgattttaggGACCTTTATGTTGATTtttcggggatttttgggggatttttgggagttttatgttgatttttgggggattttttcagtgatttttaggtgattttagggttttttaggttgatttttgggtggttttttagtgatttttacactgatttttgggtgattttaaggattttttggtgatttttaggtgggtttttgggtgatttgggggatttttacattgattttttggttgatttttgggtgattttggggattttttgggtgatttttaggtggatatttggggattttttgggtgattttggggattttttgggtgatttttagGTGgatttttcagggattttttgggtgatttttgggtgattttagggatttttacATGGATTTTTGGGCAATTGTTAtgtggatttttgggtgattttggggatttttgggtgatttttagGTGGATTTTTGGGCGAGTTTTGGgcgatttgggggattttttgggtgatttttggtgatttttagggaattttttggatgatttttggtgatttttacGTTGaattttttgggtgatttttgggtgattttagggatttttacATGGATTTTTGGGCAATTTTTATgttgatttttgggtgattttggggattttttgggtgatttttaggtggatttttgggtgagttttgggcgatttgggggattttttgggtgatttttagggaattttttgggtgatttttacattgattttttggggaattttgggtgatttttgagTGTTGTACgttgatttttgggtgatttatGGGTtcatttttgggtgattttggggcttttttgggtgatttttatgtg of Lonchura striata isolate bLonStr1 chromosome 35, bLonStr1.mat, whole genome shotgun sequence contains these proteins:
- the PAGR1 gene encoding PAXIP1-associated glutamate-rich protein 1, producing the protein MGGVVPRERKSAARKGRERGQDGGGELSEGSGSAPPLRSPPGGLRGRSGLVFPISPHFSHFPHFSQFFPNFSPFFSNFSHFPNFPHFPPFFSIFPISPIFLNFFPIFLIFLHFSHFPPISTQISPNFCHLSHFPNFSPIFPIFPPISPHFSQIPLVSPFSPHSPIFPISPIFPHFSPISPIFLNFFPIFPHFSPISPIFPHFPPFFSIFSQFFPIFLHFPNFSQFFPNFSPFFSIFPHFSPFFSISPIFLQFFPFFSIFPHFPPFFSIFSNFSPIFLQFFPFFSIFSPFFSHFSPFSPIFLNFFPISPIFLNFFPIFLPFFSHFSPFSQFSPISPHFPQFSQIPLLSPQTPHPAPPPSPPTETPNPPEFAPKPPEFAPKPPEFAPKPPEFAPNPAEEEWGVPWSEEEEEGAEPPGGWTPNPPEIRRLFEEIARAGTLPLRRPPLPRRPPTPPEPPSDPEDGGDPAGSPPQHPPEQKPPPPTEFDFDDEPLPPNPALIDRRRGPAPPARGQKREARLDKVLSDMKRHKRLEEQILRTGRDLFPPPKPDQKLPKFIKNSIK